Proteins encoded together in one Hymenobacter monticola window:
- a CDS encoding DUF5682 family protein, which produces MSTNLRLFGIRHHGPGSAASLVAALEEFWPDIILLECPADAEAALATATNPELVPPVALLVYNPKQQGQASFLPFAEFSPEWQAVHWAARNAAHVRCMDLPMSLRFGMREAILAPLAQTSPPDPLSKREGAADLLPDITVMESSSRAGAPSLLERGSGGEVPAAGEAPEVAPNTDPVAYIARLAGYTDSEQWWETHLEHAPGNADTFAVVLELMTALREELKRPETEETLLREAFMRETLRATLAQGYPRVAVVCGAWHAPVLQADLLKKEDKARLKGLKKVPTETTWIPWTYERLSFSSGYGAGVLSPAWYELLFSQPRAEVLTHWMVRATRLLRGQDVDASSAHAIEGVRLAAALAAVRGLALPGIDELQEAAVAILGGGYAEPLALVQKELVIGHKLGEVPAGLPATPLQQDLAQQQKSLRLKPEAMAKDLDLDLRQPAQLDRSHLLHRLRLLDINWGEPEEATGARGTFHELWTLEWEPEMALAVIEAGRWGNTVLAAAAARAAARAAEATSLEAVSTLLEHALRADLGPAIPALVARLETIGADTRDVTHLLAALPPLAQVLRYGNVRRTDTAQVAQVVQQLVPRLCIGLPAACAGLDYDAAKALLTRLEATHQAIRLLQNDEHEADWYAALGAVQRNAASAGLLAGAATRLLFDAQQNDSDATATALGLALAPAQPTDYATAWVEGFLRGSGLLLIHHRELFDLLDRWLGELNEDTFREIVPLLRRAFTDFSLPERRQILEIANSDAAVSGTSESEDFDWERGARVLPGLRVLLGA; this is translated from the coding sequence ATGTCCACCAACCTCCGCCTGTTCGGCATTCGCCACCACGGCCCCGGCAGCGCCGCCAGCCTCGTGGCCGCCCTCGAAGAATTCTGGCCCGATATCATTCTGCTCGAATGCCCCGCCGATGCCGAGGCCGCCCTGGCCACCGCCACCAACCCCGAATTGGTGCCGCCCGTAGCGCTGCTGGTGTACAACCCCAAGCAGCAGGGGCAGGCCTCGTTTCTGCCCTTCGCCGAGTTTTCGCCGGAGTGGCAGGCGGTGCATTGGGCGGCACGAAATGCGGCGCACGTGCGGTGCATGGATTTGCCGATGAGCCTGCGGTTTGGCATGCGAGAGGCCATTTTGGCTCCCCTCGCGCAAACCTCACCCCCTGACCCCCTCTCCAAAAGAGAGGGGGCAGCGGACTTGCTCCCAGATATTACGGTTATGGAATCGTCCTCACGAGCCGGTGCCCCCTCTCTTTTGGAGAGGGGGTCAGGGGGTGAGGTTCCGGCGGCCGGTGAGGCACCGGAAGTCGCCCCCAACACCGACCCCGTGGCCTACATTGCCCGCCTGGCCGGCTACACCGATTCGGAGCAGTGGTGGGAAACACACCTCGAACACGCGCCCGGCAACGCTGACACCTTCGCCGTGGTGCTGGAGCTGATGACAGCACTGCGCGAGGAGCTAAAGCGCCCCGAAACCGAAGAAACCCTGCTGCGCGAGGCCTTTATGCGCGAAACCCTGCGCGCCACCCTGGCCCAGGGCTACCCGCGTGTGGCGGTGGTGTGCGGGGCCTGGCACGCGCCGGTGCTGCAAGCTGATTTGCTGAAAAAGGAAGATAAAGCGCGGCTGAAAGGGCTGAAGAAAGTGCCGACCGAAACCACCTGGATTCCGTGGACCTACGAGCGGCTGTCGTTCAGCTCGGGCTATGGGGCAGGCGTGCTCTCGCCGGCCTGGTACGAGCTGCTGTTCAGCCAGCCGCGGGCCGAAGTGCTGACGCACTGGATGGTGCGCGCCACCCGCCTGCTGCGCGGGCAGGACGTGGACGCCTCCTCGGCTCACGCCATTGAGGGTGTGCGGCTGGCGGCGGCGCTGGCTGCCGTGCGCGGGCTGGCTTTGCCGGGCATCGATGAGCTGCAGGAAGCGGCCGTGGCCATTTTGGGAGGAGGCTACGCCGAGCCGCTGGCCCTGGTGCAGAAGGAACTGGTAATCGGCCACAAGCTGGGCGAGGTGCCCGCCGGCTTGCCCGCCACGCCCTTGCAGCAGGACCTGGCTCAGCAGCAAAAGTCGCTGCGCCTCAAGCCCGAAGCCATGGCCAAAGACCTCGACCTCGACCTGCGGCAGCCCGCCCAGCTCGACCGCAGCCACCTGCTGCACCGCCTGCGCCTGCTCGACATCAACTGGGGCGAGCCCGAAGAAGCGACGGGCGCCCGCGGCACCTTCCACGAGCTGTGGACCTTGGAATGGGAGCCCGAAATGGCCCTGGCCGTCATTGAAGCCGGCCGCTGGGGCAATACCGTGCTGGCCGCCGCCGCCGCCCGCGCCGCCGCCCGCGCCGCCGAGGCCACCAGCCTCGAAGCGGTGAGCACGCTGCTGGAACACGCCCTGCGCGCCGACCTGGGCCCGGCCATTCCGGCGCTGGTGGCCCGGCTTGAAACCATCGGGGCCGACACCCGCGACGTGACACACCTGCTGGCCGCCCTGCCGCCGCTGGCCCAGGTGCTGCGCTACGGCAACGTGCGCCGCACCGACACCGCGCAGGTGGCCCAGGTAGTGCAGCAACTGGTGCCGCGCCTGTGCATCGGGCTGCCCGCCGCCTGCGCCGGCCTCGACTACGACGCGGCCAAGGCCCTGCTCACGCGCCTGGAAGCCACCCACCAGGCCATCCGCCTGCTACAAAACGACGAGCACGAAGCCGACTGGTACGCCGCGTTGGGAGCGGTGCAGCGCAATGCAGCCAGCGCTGGCCTGCTAGCCGGCGCGGCCACCCGCCTGCTCTTCGACGCCCAGCAAAACGATTCCGACGCCACCGCCACAGCCCTCGGCCTGGCCCTGGCGCCCGCCCAGCCCACCGACTACGCCACGGCCTGGGTGGAGGGCTTCCTGCGCGGCTCGGGCTTGTTGCTCATCCACCACCGCGAATTGTTCGACCTGCTCGACCGCTGGCTGGGCGAGCTCAATGAGGACACCTTTCGCGAAATCGTGCCCCTGCTTCGCCGCGCCTTCACCGACTTCTCGCTGCCCGAGCGGCGGCAGATTCTGGAAATCGCCAACTCCGATGCTGC
- a CDS encoding ATP-binding protein: MTPTALLRPHAEDLYAEELAALKAVDQARPKPPGWQLSPWAVVTYLLGGKLDNGFEIEPKYIGQRRLMEIAVATLATDRALLLLGVPGTAKSWVSEHLTAAISGHTNLLVQGTAGTAEDSLRYSWNYARLLAEGPSLGALVPSPLYKGMETGQLVRIEELTRIPSDVQDTLLTMLSEKVLPISELSTEIQARQGFNVIATANDRDRGVNELSSALRRRFNAVVLPLPATLAEEVHIVQTRVAKQGQALQLPVEAPALAEISRLVTVFRELRQGVTDNGKIKLKSPSGTLSTGEAISVMNAGLALAAYFGDGTLRAPDLAAGLTGAVIKDPTPDRVVWLEYLETVVKERDGWKDLYRACREVVE, encoded by the coding sequence ATGACGCCAACCGCCCTGCTCCGCCCCCACGCCGAAGACCTCTACGCCGAAGAGCTTGCTGCCCTCAAAGCCGTCGACCAGGCCCGCCCCAAGCCGCCGGGCTGGCAGCTCTCGCCCTGGGCTGTGGTGACCTACCTGCTCGGCGGCAAGCTTGATAATGGTTTCGAGATTGAGCCCAAGTACATCGGCCAGCGGCGGCTGATGGAAATTGCCGTGGCCACCCTGGCCACCGACCGCGCCCTGCTGCTGCTCGGCGTGCCCGGCACGGCCAAAAGCTGGGTGAGCGAGCACCTCACCGCCGCCATCAGCGGGCACACCAACCTGCTGGTGCAAGGCACCGCCGGCACCGCCGAAGACAGCCTGCGCTACTCCTGGAACTACGCCCGCCTGCTGGCCGAAGGCCCCTCCCTGGGTGCCCTCGTACCCAGCCCGCTCTACAAAGGCATGGAAACCGGCCAGCTCGTGCGCATCGAAGAGCTTACGCGCATCCCCTCCGACGTGCAGGACACCCTGCTCACCATGCTCTCCGAGAAAGTGCTGCCCATTTCCGAGCTGAGCACCGAAATTCAAGCCCGGCAGGGCTTCAACGTCATTGCCACGGCCAACGACCGGGACCGGGGCGTGAACGAGCTGAGCAGCGCCCTGCGCCGCCGCTTCAACGCCGTGGTGCTGCCCCTGCCCGCCACCCTGGCCGAGGAAGTGCACATCGTGCAAACCCGCGTGGCCAAGCAGGGCCAGGCCCTGCAGCTGCCCGTGGAGGCCCCCGCCCTGGCCGAAATCAGCCGCCTCGTCACGGTGTTTCGGGAGCTGCGCCAGGGCGTGACCGACAACGGCAAAATCAAGCTCAAGAGCCCCAGCGGTACCCTCAGCACCGGCGAGGCCATCTCGGTGATGAACGCCGGCCTGGCCCTGGCCGCCTACTTCGGCGACGGCACCCTGCGCGCCCCCGACCTGGCCGCCGGCCTCACCGGCGCCGTCATCAAAGACCCCACCCCCGACCGCGTGGTGTGGCTCGAATACCTCGAAACCGTGGTGAAGGAGCGCGACGGCTGGAAGGATTTATACCGCGCGTGCCGGGAGGTGGTGGAGTAA
- a CDS encoding AlbA family DNA-binding domain-containing protein: METIENYTNLIKGGESQNVEFKAGFFNEQNIATSLIALANSEGGYLFIGITNEGRIIGITADALPKQIKKSQALCDSIFPYPIEISDFEINGRHVICIHVTKAPSHFGPITASTGDVFVRYGDKNVRVSNDYITISAPEVQKTSSAKKLIGFVAMSFREEEEPALVDYYRAMLRAVAQTNLPMQLIRMDLREGDYEISQQIIE; encoded by the coding sequence ATGGAAACCATTGAGAATTATACCAACCTAATCAAGGGGGGTGAAAGCCAGAATGTAGAATTTAAAGCAGGCTTTTTTAATGAACAAAACATCGCTACCTCATTAATTGCACTAGCAAATTCCGAAGGAGGTTATTTATTCATAGGAATTACGAATGAAGGACGTATTATCGGAATAACGGCAGATGCTTTACCAAAACAGATAAAAAAATCACAAGCTTTATGCGATTCAATCTTTCCTTATCCTATTGAAATATCAGACTTTGAAATTAATGGCAGACATGTCATCTGCATTCATGTAACAAAGGCACCTTCTCACTTTGGGCCTATTACAGCTAGTACTGGGGACGTTTTCGTGCGATATGGTGATAAAAACGTGAGGGTCAGCAATGACTATATTACGATTTCAGCACCAGAAGTTCAAAAAACATCCTCAGCAAAGAAGTTAATTGGGTTTGTAGCAATGTCTTTCCGGGAAGAGGAGGAGCCGGCATTGGTTGATTATTATCGTGCTATGCTTCGTGCAGTCGCCCAAACTAATTTGCCAATGCAATTAATTAGAATGGACTTGAGAGAAGGTGATTATGAGATATCTCAGCAAATAATTGAATAA
- a CDS encoding NAD(P)/FAD-dependent oxidoreductase — translation MQEFDVLIIGGSYAGLSAAMALGRARRRVLLLDTGRPCNRQTPHSHNFLTQDGATPAALRAQAIEQVLQYPTIELRADEALTAANVEGGFLIETAAGTRITARKLVLATGITDLLPALPGFAECWGISVLHCPYCHGYEVADQRLGVLGNGDVGFEFARLIRQWTRQLTLFTDGPATLTEAQRAALARHQVAVVETPISGLAHEQGYLRAVQLADGPDYPLDAVFARVPFQLPGTLAQQLGCAITEMGYVQVDDFQRTSMKGVYAAGDNTTPMRALAAAVAAGSKAGAVLNKELIDEDFT, via the coding sequence ATGCAAGAATTTGACGTTCTGATTATCGGCGGGAGCTACGCCGGTCTTTCCGCCGCCATGGCCCTGGGCCGCGCCCGCCGCCGGGTGCTCCTCCTCGACACCGGCCGGCCCTGCAACCGCCAGACGCCCCACTCGCACAACTTCCTCACCCAGGACGGCGCCACGCCGGCTGCCCTGCGCGCCCAGGCCATCGAACAGGTGCTGCAGTATCCCACTATAGAGCTGCGGGCTGATGAGGCGCTGACGGCCGCAAACGTTGAGGGCGGATTCCTCATCGAAACAGCTGCTGGCACCCGTATCACGGCGCGCAAGCTGGTGCTGGCCACCGGCATCACCGACCTGCTGCCGGCCCTGCCCGGCTTTGCCGAGTGCTGGGGCATCTCGGTGCTGCACTGCCCCTACTGCCACGGCTACGAAGTGGCCGACCAGCGCCTGGGCGTGCTGGGCAACGGCGACGTGGGCTTCGAGTTTGCCCGCCTGATTCGGCAGTGGACGCGGCAACTCACCTTGTTCACCGACGGCCCGGCCACCCTCACCGAGGCCCAGCGGGCGGCCCTGGCCCGCCATCAGGTAGCGGTAGTTGAAACGCCCATCAGCGGCCTCGCGCACGAGCAGGGCTACCTGCGCGCGGTGCAGCTGGCCGATGGCCCGGACTATCCGCTCGACGCAGTGTTTGCCCGCGTGCCGTTTCAACTGCCCGGCACCCTGGCCCAGCAGCTGGGCTGCGCCATCACCGAGATGGGCTATGTGCAGGTTGATGATTTTCAACGCACCAGCATGAAAGGCGTGTACGCGGCCGGCGACAACACCACGCCAATGCGGGCGCTGGCTGCGGCCGTAGCGGCAGGCTCCAAGGCCGGGGCTGTCCTCAATAAGGAGCTGATAGACGAGGATTTTACCTAA